A single Primulina eburnea isolate SZY01 chromosome 11, ASM2296580v1, whole genome shotgun sequence DNA region contains:
- the LOC140805938 gene encoding LOW QUALITY PROTEIN: rab escort protein 1-like (The sequence of the model RefSeq protein was modified relative to this genomic sequence to represent the inferred CDS: inserted 1 base in 1 codon), with protein MEEETTSYAPIEPSTFDLIVIGTGLPESVVAAAASSAAKTVLHLDTNPFYGAHYASLPLNDFATFLRSHSQXPQVPESDGSIPLVTRSLYSSLEISSHSDEPLQNSRRFNLDLAGPRVFLCSDSMIDLILKTGINQYMEFKSVDASFVGNADGELLNVPDSRSAIFKDRSLSITEKNRLMKFFKLVQAHFSGENEEDRISEGDLESPFVEFLSKIGLSQKLKSIILYAIVNAKYDQDNIKVCKDVVNTKSGISRLALHHSSVGRFANANGAMIYPIYGQGELPQAFCRRAAVKGCIYVLRMPIVSVLMDEEDGTYKGVKLVSGQKLFSSRLILAPSFTIPSPLVPSAAQASNSRDAGHIEAEEKVARGICIANNSIRPEVSNCLVFFPPKSLYPEQIASVRVFQLSSNVAVCPPGMFVTYLSATSIDAVEGKKLLNAAINALFSIPLSGNSESSGIDNSSDTIEVKPSLLWSALYMQELTEFQGALDSISSTPMPDEHLDYNHLLDATEKLFQEIYPGEEFLATTSLLDEHSNYVDSELDS; from the exons ATGGAGGAAGAAACGACATCGTACGCACCCATTGAACCTTCCACTTTTGACCTCATAGTCATCGGCACAGGTCTTCCGGAATCAGTCGTAGCCGCCGCGGCCTCCTCCGCCGCAAAAACCGTCCTTCACCTCGACACTAACCCCTTCTATGGCGCTCACTACGCCTCTCTTCCCCTAAACGATTTCGCAACCTTTCTCCGATCCCATTCTC CCCCCCAAGTCCCTGAGAGCGATGGCTCCATCCCTCTCGTCACTCGGTCTCTCTACTCCTCACTGGAAATCAGCTCCCACTCCGACGAACCCCTACAGAATTCTAGAAGATTCAACCTCGACTTGGCGGGTCCCCGCGTTTTTCTCTGTTCTGATTCCATGATCGATTTAATCCTCAAAACGGGAATAAATCAGTACATGGAGTTCAAGAGCGTAGACGCCAGCTTTGTAGGCAATGCAGATGGGGAATTATTGAATGTGCCCGACTCTCGGAGCGCCATATTCAAAGACCGCAGCTTGTCCATCACTGAGAAGAATCGGTTGATGAAGTTCTTTAAACTCGTGCAGGCTCATTTTTCGGGGGAAAATGAGGAGGATCGGATATCCGAAGGGGATTTGGAGAGTCCTTTTGTCGAGTTCTTGAGCAAAATTGGGTTATCGCAAAAGCTAAAATC GATTATTTTATATGCTATAGTGAATGCCAAGTATGATCAGGACAACATCAAAGTATGTAAAGATGTTGTAAATACTAAAAGTGGGATTAGCCGTTTGGCACTCCACCACTCCTCTGTTGGCAG GTTTGCTAATGCAAACGGGGCTATGATATATCCCATTTATGGTCAAGGGGAGCTTCCTCAAGCTTTTTGTCGTCGTGCTGCTGTAAAGGGTTGCATATAT GTTTTGCGGATGCCCATAGTTTCTGTGCTCATGGATGAG GAAGATGGAACTTATAAGGGTGTCAAACTAGTTTCTGGTCAGAAGTTATTCAGCTCTCGGTTGATTCTTGCTCCCTCTTTCACAATTCCATCACCATTGGTTCCTTCTGCTGCACAGGCATCAAATTCACGTGATGCTGGCCATATAGAAGCCGAAGAGAAGGTTGCCAGGGGAATATGCATTGCAAATAACTCAATCAGACCTGAAGTTTCAAATTGTCTGGTGTTCTTCCCTCCCAAAT CTTTATACCCTGAACAGATAGCATCCGTCCGTGTATTTCAGTTGAGTAGCAATGTCGCTGTTTGTCCCCCTGGGAT GTTTGTGACTTATCTTTCAGCAACATCTATTGATGCTGTGGAAGGGAAGAAGTTATTAAATGCAGCCATAAATGCACTGTTCTCTATTCCTTTATCTGGTAACTCAGAAAGCAGTGGTATCGATAATTCAAGTGACACTATAGAAGTGAAACCCAGTTTGCTTTGGAGCGCCTTGTATATGCAAGAGCTGACCGAA TTTCAAGGAGCTTTGGATTCCATCAGCTCCACACCAATGCCAGACGAACATCTAGACTATAATCATCTCCTGGACGCTACAGAAAAG TTATTTCAAGAAATATACCCTGGTGAAGAATTCCTTGCAACAACAAGCTTGTTGGATGAGCATTCAAATTACGTCGACTCTGAGCTCGATTCATGA